In Tistrella mobilis, the genomic window GCCGCTCGCTCGACTGCGTCACCGTCTTTGCCCAGACCGCCGATGACGCCGCGGCCGTGCTGGATGTGGCGGCCGGCAGCGATCCCGCCGATCCCTATTCGCGCCCGGTGCCCTGGCCCAGGGGCAAGCCTCTGCCGGCGGTTCCGGCCGCCTTCCGCTTCGGCGTGCCCAGGGCGGCGTCGCTGGAATTTTTCGGCGACAGGCTCAACCCGCCACTCTTCGCCGCCGCCGTGGCGCGGCTTGAAAGCCTGGGCGGCGAGGCGGTCGAGATCGACCTGGACCCCTTCCTTGAGGTCGCCCGCCTGCTCTATCAAGGCCCCTGGGTGGCGGAGCGCACGGCTGCGGTGGGGGATTTCCTGGCGGCCAACCCCGAGGCCGGCCATCCCGTGGTGCGCGGGATCATCGAGGGCGGCCACGGCGTTACCGCGGTGGAGGCCTTCCGCGCCATGTACCGGCTGGAAGAGCTGCGCCGGATCTGTGATGCCGTGTGGGAGGCGGTCGACATGGTGATCACCCCCACGGCCGGCACGACCTATACCGTCGCGGCGCTGGAGGCGGACCCGGTGCGGCTGAACAGCACTCTCGGCTATTACACCAACTTCATGAATCTGCTGGATTATGCCGCGGTGGCGGTGCCGGCCGGCTTTCGCAACGACGGGCTGCCCTTCGGCGTGACCCTGTTCGCGCCCGCCTTTGCCGACCGCCGGCTGCTGGCGCTGGGGGACCGGCTGCACCGGGCGGCGGGGCTGACCGCGGGTGCGACGGGGTTGCCGCTCGGACCTGCGGGCCCGCGCGGACCGGTCGAGGCCGGGCGGATGGTCGATATCGCGGTGGTCGGCGCCCATATGGCGGGACTGCCGCTGAACGGCGAACTGGTGGCGGCCGGCGCGCAGTTCGTGCGCGCGGCAACCACCGCGCCGGTCTACCGGCTTTATGCGCTGGATCAGCTGTCACCGGCCCGGCCGGGGCTGGTGCGGGTGGCCGAGGGGGGCGCCGGGATCGCGATCGAGATCTGGCGGATGCCGGTGGCGGCCCTCGGCCGTTTCGTGACCGGCATTTCCGCGCCGCTCGGCCTCGGCACGCTGACGCTGGACGACGGCAGCCCGGTTGCGGGCTTCATCTGCGAGGCCGCGGCGACATCAGGGGCCCGCGACATCACCGGCCATGGCGGCTGGCGCGCCTGGATGGCAAGCCAGGCCGCGGCCTGAAGTCTGGGATCGGGAGGGGAGGGGGCGGCGTCAGCCGGCGATCAGCCGGCGCGCCGCGTCTTCGTCTTCCACCATCGGCAGCAGGTCGGCCAGGCCCGACATCGTGATGGTCTGGCCCACCTGATCCTGCACGCCGACCAGAACCATCCGGCCGCCGCGGCGGGTGACCGTCTTGGCATTGGCGAGCAGCAGGCGGATGCCGATCGAGGCCAGGAAGGCCACGCCGGTCATGTCGACGATCACGTTCGTGGCGGCACCGCAGGCGGTGGAGACGGGCAGTTCGGCAGTGGCGCTGCCGGCGACGTCGAGACGGCCCTCAAGCACGATCCGGGTGACGGCATCGTCGGACTTCTGGACGGAGATCTGCATCTGGGCGTGCTCCTGGTCGGAAAGGTCCGGCGGATCATGCCCCGGAATCATGACAGTTTCATGTCGGTATTATGTGATGTCGATGTGGGGGGGAGGGCTCAGCCGCGCCGCGCCGCGGCATCGGCGACCGCCAGGGCCGTGGGCGTGTTGATGTTGAGGAACGGATCGCCGCCATCCCGCCGGGCAGGAAAATCGGCCGCAACCGCCCCCAGTGCCGCCAGCGCCCCGCCGAGCGATGCCGCCCTGCCGCCGCCCGAGGCGCAGGCCCGGGCGGTATCGGCCAGTGCCGAGACCCTGGGCGCCAGCGCCAGCGGCCAGAGCGAGACCACCGGATGGATGCGGCCAAAACTTGCGGCCACCGCCGGGCGCGGCGGGCCGCCCGCGGGCAGGGCGGCGAGCAGGCCGCGCACGAGACCCTCGGGCAGCAGCGGCGCGTCGTTGGGCACCACCAGCAGGGCGCGGGGGCAGGGGGTGAGCGTGGCGGCCCAGGCAAGACCGGCCTCGATGCCGGCGATCGGCCCGATCGGCGGCCCCGGCTGATCGATCAGCGCACGGAGCGCGCCCGAGGCGCAGCCGGGCGGCGTGTCGCCGGCGATGCGGGGAAGCGTGCGGCCGGCACGGATACTGATCGCCAGATGGCCGACCTGGGGGCGGATGCGGTCGATGACGTGGATCAGCATCGGCCGGCCGGCCAGTTCCAGGGCGCCCTTGTCGACGCCCCCCATGCGCATGGCCTGGCCGCCGTTCAGGATCAGTCCCGCGATCTCCGTCCGTGCCGTCATCGCCTGTTCCTTCTGCGGTGTGCGGAGCGCTGCCTTCGACATCTTGGCATTCCCCGGCCGCGGGGGCCAGCCATGCGCGCACTGGACGCATGCCCCGCCGGCGGCTATATAGCGGCAGATCGTGACGCGCCGCGGAGGGACGACCTTCCGCCCGGATCCGGCCTCCTTCCGGATCCCGGTTCCGGCGCCTCTGCGGGGACGACCCTGCGCTTCATTGCGGGAGGTCTCCGCACATGTCCTGGATCATCCTCGTCATTGCCGGCCTGTTCGAAATCGGCTGGGCCGTCGGGCTCAAATACACCCATGGCTTCACCCGGCTCTGGCCGTCGGTGCTGACCGCCGGTGCGATGGCCGCATCCGTGGTGCTGCTGGGCGTGGCTTTGCGCAGCCTGCCGCTGGGCACCGCCTATGCGGTCTGGACCGGCATCGGCACCGTCGGCACGGTGCTGTTCGGCATCTTCGTGCTGGGCGAACCGGCGACCGCGGCGCGTCTGGGCTGCATCCTGCTGATCGTCTCCGGCATCGTGGGCCTGAAGATTCTGGCATCTCATTGACATTAAATTACGTTTTCGGGCTGCGGCGGCAGGTCGCAGCCCGGATTTGCCCTGGAACATGGAAGAAGTTTTTGTCAAGCCGTGAACTGCACGCGAAAGGCGCCCAAGTGGATCAATAGAGGCTGCGGCGCCTCGGCTGCAGCCCTGATCCAGATGGAGACCGATCATGACCAAAGGTTCGCCGACCATCACTTTCCGCAACCTCGACCGTTCCCCGGCGATCGAGACGGCGATACACGATCGGGCTGAGCTTCTCTACCGCATGGGCGGACGTATCGAGCAGCTCCAGATCGTGATCGAGGCAGCGAACCGCACTCCCGACGATCGCGTGCAGGGCCTGACCGTGCGGGTGGAAATGGCGGTGCCCGGGCCGGACATCGTGGTGACCCGCATCCGCCCGCGTGTCTCCGGCCCCGATGACGTGGTGCAGGTCGTCCGCGATGCGATGGACACCGCCCGCCGGCAGCTGGCGACCCGGCTGTCGCAGCGCCGCGCCGGCCGTGAGCGCCGTATCGCCTGATCCCTGCCCGGGACGGGAAGAGAACACCCCAGATCTCCAACCGGCCCGCCGGCCTCCGGCGGGCCTTTTCGTTGCCGGCGCGGGGCTGATGTACTGCCGGCGCATGCACGTGTCCCGCGATGATCAAAGCTCTTGAAAAACCATACGTGCTGATATAACCCTCAGAGAAGAGATGTGCCGGTCCATTCAACCATAAGACTGCATGAGAGCAGCGGACGGGTACCGGGCAGCGCATCATCGGACAGCGCATCATCGGGCGGGCACGTCAGACAGGGCGAGGGGACGGTCAGATGACGGAGACGGCAACGGGCATCCGCCGCAGGCGGATGCGGCGGGTGATGGCGTGTGGCCTGGCGGCGGCATCGATGCTGCTGGGGCTGGGCGGCAGGGCCGATGCGGCGGGGCAGGCGGTGCGCTTCGCTCATTGGGTGCCCACCACCCATGCCTTGCATCAGGGGGTGGACGGCTGGGCCAGGGCGGTGACCGCCGATTCGAAAGGCACGCTCGACGTTCAGGTCTTCCCGGCCGAACAGCTGGGCAAAGCGCGCGACCATTACGACATGGTCGCCAACGGCATCGCCGATCTGGCGCTGGTGGTGCCAGGCTACACCCCCGGTCGCTTCCCCGTCGTCTCGGTGCTGGAACTGCCCTTCCTGGTGCCGTCAGCCGCGCAGGCCGCGGCTCCCTTCGATCGATGGTACCGGCCACTCGCACCCCGCGAGATGCCCGAGGTGACCTACTGCCTGGGTATCGTCCAGGAACCCGGCATCCTTCACAGCCGCAAGCCGGTGACGGTGCCGCAGGATGTGGAGGGCATGAAGCTGCGCCCGGGCTCGGCCCTGGTCGGCCGGCTCTTCGCCTCGATGGGGGCCTCCGCCGTGTCGATCAGCGCGCCCGAAGCGCGCGAGGCGGCGGCACGCGGCGTGATCGATGCGGCGACGCTCGCCTACGGCACCCTGGTCTCCTTCGGGCTCGACAAGGTGCTGAACAACCATATGGATCTGCCACTCTACAGCGTGCCGGTGCTTTATCTCGCCAATACCCGCTGGTATCAGGGGTTGAGCGGCGATGCCCGGGCAGCCATCGACGCCCATTGCTCGACCGATCAGGCCGTGCGGCAATCGAATGCCTGGGGTGACTGGGAACGCGCCGGCCGCGGCGCCTTGGCCGCGCTGCCGAACCAGACCTTCACCAATCCGGATGCCGCGCAGCGCGCGCTCTGGGCCGAGACCGGCAAGCCCTTCCGGGCGCAGTGGATTGCCGACGCCACCGCCCGGGGCCTGGACGGCGCCGCTGCGCTGGCCGAGCTGGAGGCCGCGATCGCGGCTGCGGCACCGCCCGTCCCGCGCTGATCCTGTGCAGGTGGTGTTGATGCGGGTGGTGGCGGTCGCCGGGCGCTTTGCCGGTGCGGCGGCGGCGGCCGCGCTCGGCCTGGCGGTGGCGGCCGGCGGGGTGACCGCGCTTGCCCGCTATCTCTTCGGCTATGCCGTGCCCGACGGTTTCGATCTTGTCCGGCTGACCGGCGGCATCGCCGCCTGCTGGGGGATCGCCGCGGCCATCGCTGCCGACGAGCTGATCCGGATCGATGTCGCCCGCGCCCTGCCGCGGCCGTTGGCGGCGGCGGTGGCGGTTCTGGGCGGCGTGGGGGCGCTTGCCGGTGCCGTGCTGCTGGCCCGGTCCGGCGTGCTCGGCACCGGCCTGCTGCTGGCCTCGGGCGAGACCACGGCCGATCTGCAGCTGCCGCTCTGGCCCGCCCATCTGGTGATGGCGGCGGGGCTGGTCGTGGCGGCGCTGCTGGCCCTGCTGCGGCTGCTGGCGCCGGCAAGCGGGGAGACTGGCGGATGATCGATGGCGGAATCGCGGCGCTCGGCGGCTTCGGCGGCCTGTTCCTGCTCGCCCTTCTGCGCGTGCCGGTGGGCTTCGCCATGCTCATTGCCGGGCTGGGCGGCATTGCGGCGCTGATCGGGGTCAACCCGGCTGCGGCGGTGGCGGTGCAGTCGCCGCTGCGCACGCTGACCGGCTATGACATGCTGCTGATCCCGATGTTCATCGCCATGAGCGCGCTTGCCAATCACACCGGGCTGGGGCGCGAGCTGTACACCGCCGGCCATGCCTGGGCGGGCCGGGCGCGGGGCGGGCTCGGCCTCGCCACCATTCTGGCCAGCGCCGGTTTCGCCGGGATCTGCGGCTCTTCCGTCGCCTCTACCGCCGCCATGGCGCGGGTGGCCCTGCCGGAGATGCGGGCGCGCGGCTATGCGCCCGGCTTCGCCGCCGGCACCGTGGCGGCCGGGGGGACGTTGGGCATCCTGATTCCGCCCTCGCTGGTGCTGGCGCTGTACGGGCTGCTGACCGAACAGGATATCGGCCGGCTGTTCGTCGCGGGGCTGCTGCCGGGTGTGCTGGCGGTGGCGCTTTATGCGCTGACGGTGATTCTGATCGCCCGGCGCCGGCCTGAGGCGGCCCCTCGCGGTGCTGCCGCAAGCTGGTCGGAGCGGCTGGCCAGCCTGGGTGGGCTTTGGGCGGTGGCGGCGATCTTTCTCGGCATCATCGGCGGCCTGTATCTGGGCGTTTTCGCGCCTGGCGAAGCCGGTGCCATGGGCGCGCTGGCGGTGGCGGCGGTGGGGCTGATCCGCGGCCGGTTGACGCCGGCGGCCGTAAGCGGTGCCCTGACCGAGGCGGCCCGCAGCGCCGCCTCGGTGATGGTGGTGCTGATCGGGGCCCTGGTCTTCGGCTATTTCCTGGCGCTGACCCGGGCGCCCCAGCTGCTGGTTCAGGCCCTGACCGAAACCGGCCTGTCGCCCTGGGGGGTAATGGCGGCCATGCTGGCCGGCTATTTCCTGCTCGGCTGCGTGCTCGACACGCTGGCGATGATCGTGCTGACCGTGCCGATCACCTATCCGGTGGCGGTGGCGCTGGGCTTCGATCCGATCTGGTTCGGCGTGGTGGTGACCATGACGGTGGAGATCGGGCTGATCACCCCGCCTTACGGATTGAACGTGCTGGTGCTGAATACCATCGCCCGCGATGTCGGGCTTGCCACCATCTATCGCGGCGTTGCCCCCTTCGTCGCCGCCGATCTGGTGCGTGTGTTCCTGATCTGCCTGGCGCCCGGCATCGTGCTGTGGCTGCCATCGACCATGGGGTGAAGCGATGCGTCCGATCGACCCGTTCCTGCGCGGCCTGCAGCTGGCCCCCGACGCGGCTGCGGCGATAGAGGTCGGAAGCGATGATCCGCCGGTCGACTATCGTGGCCTGAATGCGCGGGTCGAAGCGCTGGCGGGCTGGCTGGCCGGGCTTCCGGACGAGGGGGCGGGGCAGTTGCGGGTGGCCGTCTATTCCCCCAACGCCGTCATGGGTTTTGCCGCCGTGCTGGCCTGCATGCGGGCCGGCGTGGTGTGGGTTCCGATCAACGCCCGCAATGCGCTGTCTGAAAACCTGTTCATCATGAAACAGGCGCGGGTGGCCGTGCTGGCGATCGCCGATGCCTTCCTGCCCGATCTGCCGCAGATCCTGGACGCAGTGCCGGGGATCGGGGCGGTGCTGCTGCTTGAGGCCGGCGTTCTGCCGGAACCGCCCGCGCGGCCGTTGCATCTGGTGCGGGCGGCGGAGCTGATCGCGGCCCCGCCGCCGCCGGCGCCCGACCCGGTGCATGATCCGGACCGGGTGTCGGCGATCCTGTCGACCGGCGGCACCACCGGCCGGCCCAAGGGCGTGGTCTGGACCGACCGGATGTGGGAGGCGCTGACCCTGTCGATCTGGGCCCATATGCCGATGCCGGCCGGCGAACGGCCGGTGCATCTGGTGGCAGCCCCCATGACCCATGCCGCCGGCGTGATCGCGCTGCCGCTGATGGCCGGCGGGGCCACCACCGTGATCCTG contains:
- a CDS encoding NTP transferase domain-containing protein; this encodes MSKAALRTPQKEQAMTARTEIAGLILNGGQAMRMGGVDKGALELAGRPMLIHVIDRIRPQVGHLAISIRAGRTLPRIAGDTPPGCASGALRALIDQPGPPIGPIAGIEAGLAWAATLTPCPRALLVVPNDAPLLPEGLVRGLLAALPAGGPPRPAVAASFGRIHPVVSLWPLALAPRVSALADTARACASGGGRAASLGGALAALGAVAADFPARRDGGDPFLNINTPTALAVADAAARRG
- the sugE gene encoding quaternary ammonium compound efflux SMR transporter SugE → MSWIILVIAGLFEIGWAVGLKYTHGFTRLWPSVLTAGAMAASVVLLGVALRSLPLGTAYAVWTGIGTVGTVLFGIFVLGEPATAARLGCILLIVSGIVGLKILASH
- a CDS encoding HPF/RaiA family ribosome-associated protein, whose protein sequence is MTKGSPTITFRNLDRSPAIETAIHDRAELLYRMGGRIEQLQIVIEAANRTPDDRVQGLTVRVEMAVPGPDIVVTRIRPRVSGPDDVVQVVRDAMDTARRQLATRLSQRRAGRERRIA
- a CDS encoding TRAP transporter substrate-binding protein; the protein is MTETATGIRRRRMRRVMACGLAAASMLLGLGGRADAAGQAVRFAHWVPTTHALHQGVDGWARAVTADSKGTLDVQVFPAEQLGKARDHYDMVANGIADLALVVPGYTPGRFPVVSVLELPFLVPSAAQAAAPFDRWYRPLAPREMPEVTYCLGIVQEPGILHSRKPVTVPQDVEGMKLRPGSALVGRLFASMGASAVSISAPEAREAAARGVIDAATLAYGTLVSFGLDKVLNNHMDLPLYSVPVLYLANTRWYQGLSGDARAAIDAHCSTDQAVRQSNAWGDWERAGRGALAALPNQTFTNPDAAQRALWAETGKPFRAQWIADATARGLDGAAALAELEAAIAAAAPPVPR
- a CDS encoding STAS domain-containing protein encodes the protein MQISVQKSDDAVTRIVLEGRLDVAGSATAELPVSTACGAATNVIVDMTGVAFLASIGIRLLLANAKTVTRRGGRMVLVGVQDQVGQTITMSGLADLLPMVEDEDAARRLIAG
- the atzF gene encoding allophanate hydrolase; amino-acid sequence: MTQTLPAAFDIARLSAAYAAGETDPVMVVRLAFERIRAWPDPAVWILLRDEADLLAEARALMARGPAGLPLWGIPFAVKDNIDVAGLPTTAACPEFTYTPDRSATVVARLVAAGALLIGKTNLDQFATGLVGVRSPWGAPRSAFDAAYVSGGSSSGSGVAAAAGLVSFSLGTDTAGSGRVPAAFGNMVGLKPSRGLISAAGVVPACRSLDCVTVFAQTADDAAAVLDVAAGSDPADPYSRPVPWPRGKPLPAVPAAFRFGVPRAASLEFFGDRLNPPLFAAAVARLESLGGEAVEIDLDPFLEVARLLYQGPWVAERTAAVGDFLAANPEAGHPVVRGIIEGGHGVTAVEAFRAMYRLEELRRICDAVWEAVDMVITPTAGTTYTVAALEADPVRLNSTLGYYTNFMNLLDYAAVAVPAGFRNDGLPFGVTLFAPAFADRRLLALGDRLHRAAGLTAGATGLPLGPAGPRGPVEAGRMVDIAVVGAHMAGLPLNGELVAAGAQFVRAATTAPVYRLYALDQLSPARPGLVRVAEGGAGIAIEIWRMPVAALGRFVTGISAPLGLGTLTLDDGSPVAGFICEAAATSGARDITGHGGWRAWMASQAAA
- a CDS encoding TRAP transporter large permease; the protein is MIDGGIAALGGFGGLFLLALLRVPVGFAMLIAGLGGIAALIGVNPAAAVAVQSPLRTLTGYDMLLIPMFIAMSALANHTGLGRELYTAGHAWAGRARGGLGLATILASAGFAGICGSSVASTAAMARVALPEMRARGYAPGFAAGTVAAGGTLGILIPPSLVLALYGLLTEQDIGRLFVAGLLPGVLAVALYALTVILIARRRPEAAPRGAAASWSERLASLGGLWAVAAIFLGIIGGLYLGVFAPGEAGAMGALAVAAVGLIRGRLTPAAVSGALTEAARSAASVMVVLIGALVFGYFLALTRAPQLLVQALTETGLSPWGVMAAMLAGYFLLGCVLDTLAMIVLTVPITYPVAVALGFDPIWFGVVVTMTVEIGLITPPYGLNVLVLNTIARDVGLATIYRGVAPFVAADLVRVFLICLAPGIVLWLPSTMG
- a CDS encoding TRAP transporter small permease; amino-acid sequence: MRVVAVAGRFAGAAAAAALGLAVAAGGVTALARYLFGYAVPDGFDLVRLTGGIAACWGIAAAIAADELIRIDVARALPRPLAAAVAVLGGVGALAGAVLLARSGVLGTGLLLASGETTADLQLPLWPAHLVMAAGLVVAALLALLRLLAPASGETGG